The Zobellia alginiliquefaciens genome contains a region encoding:
- a CDS encoding DUF1304 domain-containing protein — MIQKILIGFIAFLHLYFLYFEMFAWTTKGPKIFRKFPSDLFEATKPMAANQGLYNGFLAAGLIWSLFITDTIWQTNVSLFFLTCVSIAGLYGALSVEKKIFYIQALPALVAIALTLFS; from the coding sequence ATGATACAAAAAATATTGATTGGCTTTATCGCTTTTTTGCATCTTTACTTTCTTTATTTTGAGATGTTTGCCTGGACCACAAAAGGTCCCAAAATATTCCGCAAATTCCCTTCAGACCTCTTTGAAGCTACCAAACCAATGGCTGCCAACCAAGGTTTATATAACGGTTTTCTGGCTGCAGGTCTTATTTGGTCTCTCTTCATAACGGACACGATTTGGCAAACCAATGTTTCGCTATTCTTTTTAACCTGTGTATCTATTGCTGGTTTGTACGGTGCTTTGTCCGTAGAGAAGAAAATCTTTTACATACAAGCCTTACCTGCATTGGTTGCAATAGCCCTTACCCTATTTAGCTAA